In Microvirgula aerodenitrificans DSM 15089, the sequence CCAACCTGACGGGCCAGCAGGATGTGTTCGCGGGTCTGCGGCATCGGGCCGTCAGCGGCCGAGCACACCAGGATCGCGCCGTCCATCTGCGCTGCACCCGTGATCATGTTCTTCACGTAGTCGGCGTGTCCCGGGCAGTCAACGTGCGCGTAGTGACGTGCTTCCGTTTCGTACTCGACGTGAGCGGTGTTGATGGTGATGCCGCGTGCGCGTTCTTCCGGTGCGCTGTCGATGGCTGCGTAATCCTTGGCCTCACCGCCGAACTTCTTCGACAGGATGGTGGTGATTGCTGCAGTCAGCGTGGTCTTGCCATGGTCAACGTGGCCAATCGTGCCGACGTTCACGTGCGGCTTGTTACGTTCAAACTTTTCTTTTGCCATGATGCAAAAATCCTTAATTAAAGAGCGAGGCTAAAAGGGCCGGCGGATAGCCCGCCGGCACACAAGAGACTTATTTCTTCGCAGCCATGATGGCGTCGGCGACGTTGCGCGGGGCTTCCGAGTAGTGCTTGAACTCCATGGAGTACGTGGCACGACCCTGGGTAGCGGAACGCAGGTCGGTCGAGTAGCCGAACATTTCCGACAGCGGCACTTCTGCGCGGACAATCTTGCCGCCCAGGCCGTCGTCGTCCATGCCCTGGACGATACCGCGACGACGACTCAGGTCGCCCATCACGTCGCCCATGTACTCTTCCGGCGTTTCCACTTCCACAGCCATCATCGGTTCGAGGATGACCGGGCTGGCACGGCGCATGGCTTCCTTGAAAGCCATCGAGCCGGCGAGTTCGAACGCGATCTGCGACGAGTCGACATCGTGGTACGAACCGAAGGTCAGGCGCACGGTCACGTCAACCACCGGGAAGCCGGCCAGCACGCCGTTGTTCAGCGTGTTGCGGATACCCTTGTCCACCGACGGGATGAATTCGCGCGGAATCACGCCACCCTTGATTTCGTCAAAGAACTGGTAGCCCTTGCCTTCGCCGGACGGTTCCAGCGTGATCACGGCGTGGCCGTACTGGCCCTTGCCGCCGGACTGCTTGACGTGCTTGCCGTCAACGTCGGTCACCGTCTTGGTGATGGTCTCGCGGTACGCAACCTGCGGGGCACCCACGTTGGCTTCCACGCCGAATTCGCGCTTCATGCGGTCGACGATGATTTCCAGGTGGAGTTCGCCCATGCCCGAAATGATGGTCTGGCCGGATTCTTCGTCGGTACGCACGCGGAACGACGGGTCTTCCTTGGCCAGGCGGTTCAGCGCCACGCCCATTTTTTCCTGGTCGACCTTGGTCTTCGGTTCGACGGCAACGTGAATCACCGGCTCCGGGAATTCCATGCGTTCC encodes:
- a CDS encoding GTP-binding protein, with translation MAKEKFERNKPHVNVGTIGHVDHGKTTLTAAITTILSKKFGGEAKDYAAIDSAPEERARGITINTAHVEYETEARHYAHVDCPGHADYVKNMITGAAQMDGAILVCSAADGPMPQTREHILLARQVG